In one Candidatus Nitronereus thalassa genomic region, the following are encoded:
- a CDS encoding cupredoxin domain-containing protein, which yields MSFRKLRKSFRVVVLGSLLQFLLFPAVVGWGDEPSKITLTPGEDGVQRVTIKMESYAFTPNEIIIRSDIPVSIQLENHSFLVPHNFVIENSPMGLHHEVDVSAGDVVNLQLLLTSPGHYTFFCDKQLLFFPSHREEGMEGHLEVR from the coding sequence ATGTCTTTTCGGAAATTACGTAAATCTTTTCGAGTGGTGGTATTGGGGAGTCTCCTCCAATTCCTGTTGTTCCCAGCGGTAGTAGGATGGGGCGACGAGCCGTCCAAAATCACCTTGACTCCTGGTGAAGATGGGGTCCAGCGGGTGACCATCAAAATGGAGAGTTATGCCTTTACCCCAAATGAGATTATTATCCGATCCGACATACCGGTTTCCATTCAATTGGAAAACCATTCGTTTTTGGTCCCGCATAATTTTGTAATTGAAAATAGCCCCATGGGTCTTCATCATGAGGTGGATGTCAGCGCTGGTGATGTCGTCAATCTTCAACTTTTATTAACTTCACCGGGGCACTATACATTTTTTTGCGATAAACAATTGCTGTTTTTTCCAAGTCACCGTGAAGAAGGTATGGAAGGTCACTTGGAGGTTCGGTAG
- a CDS encoding phytoene/squalene synthase family protein, translated as MSSSPDESYLFHDILKQVSRSFYLTLAVLPSRVAKQVGLAYLFARAADTVADTGQVDRSARVMFLQQFKLQFQRERLNWDEINAVQAMMSPQQSHPGERKLLEQLESCFQIYEQLSPEDQEEIRQVLPTLISGMEMDLKVFPGDSTAHLSALQTVADLDTYIYRVAGCVGEFWTNLMCAHLPRIRRRWDREQKIRIGIRFGKGLQLTNILKDLPRDLRRGRCYIPREMLEAVGLEPKDLLDKRNMSKFSPVLQKLVGITLAHLDQGWFYTMSIPRFEVRLRLACMWPILIALRTLHLLTTCDNLLDPGQSHKISRMEVYRIVCGTTLTGGSEYMGTAYWGHFRKAVG; from the coding sequence ATGAGTTCATCCCCAGACGAGTCATATCTTTTTCATGACATCCTAAAACAGGTCTCTCGATCGTTTTATCTCACGCTGGCGGTATTGCCTTCGCGAGTGGCAAAACAGGTTGGTCTTGCCTATCTGTTTGCCCGTGCGGCGGATACGGTGGCGGATACGGGGCAAGTCGATCGAAGTGCGCGTGTGATGTTTCTGCAACAGTTTAAACTCCAATTTCAACGAGAGCGTTTAAATTGGGATGAGATCAATGCTGTTCAAGCGATGATGTCTCCCCAACAAAGCCATCCGGGAGAACGGAAATTGCTCGAACAATTAGAGTCCTGTTTCCAAATTTATGAACAATTGAGTCCGGAAGACCAAGAGGAAATTCGTCAAGTGCTTCCGACTCTCATTAGTGGCATGGAGATGGACCTTAAAGTGTTTCCAGGAGATTCCACAGCCCACCTTTCCGCGCTCCAGACCGTCGCAGATTTAGATACCTATATCTACCGGGTGGCTGGGTGTGTGGGAGAGTTTTGGACAAATCTTATGTGTGCACATCTTCCGCGCATTCGTCGGCGCTGGGATCGAGAACAAAAAATACGAATAGGAATTCGATTCGGGAAAGGCCTGCAATTGACGAATATCCTAAAAGATTTGCCGAGGGACTTACGTCGAGGGCGATGTTATATTCCGCGGGAAATGTTGGAAGCCGTCGGGTTGGAACCTAAAGATCTTTTGGATAAAAGAAATATGTCCAAATTTAGTCCCGTATTGCAAAAACTCGTTGGAATAACATTGGCGCACCTTGATCAAGGATGGTTTTATACCATGTCGATTCCACGTTTTGAGGTCCGGCTGCGTCTTGCTTGCATGTGGCCAATTCTTATCGCGCTTCGTACGCTCCATTTGCTCACAACCTGTGACAATCTCTTAGATCCTGGGCAATCCCATAAAATTTCTCGAATGGAAGTGTATAGAATCGTCTGCGGCACAACGCTGACGGGCGGGAGCGAGTATATGGGCACAGCGTATTGGGGACATTTTCGAAAAGCTGTGGGCTAG
- a CDS encoding (2Fe-2S) ferredoxin domain-containing protein: MGGFKHHIFICLNQRPKGDPRGCCADSGSVELHAFFKKEVERLGLKGIVRANKAGCLDHCEYGPSIVIYPEGVWYWVGNQADVTEIMERHILKGELVERLLMPGHDVPPIQLDSRATPLPQ; this comes from the coding sequence ATGGGCGGGTTTAAACATCATATTTTCATCTGTCTGAACCAGCGACCGAAGGGTGACCCCCGTGGTTGCTGTGCTGATTCCGGGTCGGTGGAACTTCATGCCTTTTTCAAAAAAGAAGTTGAACGCTTGGGACTCAAGGGCATTGTCCGGGCAAATAAAGCTGGGTGTCTTGACCATTGTGAGTATGGCCCCAGCATCGTTATTTACCCGGAGGGCGTTTGGTATTGGGTGGGCAATCAAGCGGATGTGACGGAAATCATGGAGCGCCATATCTTGAAAGGAGAACTCGTTGAACGGTTACTCATGCCAGGTCACGATGTGCCTCCCATACAATTAGACTCTCGCGCTACGCCCCTTCCTCAATAA
- the htpX gene encoding protease HtpX — protein sequence MKKLKGIGLLLLSNILIIATLSITFTILSQVILPAFGIDVRGIVSGPNLLFAAFFGFGGAFLSLAMSKTLAKMMVGASPITQPKTQAEQLIFETVQKISERLKIAMPEVYVYESPDPNAFATGPSRNNSMVAVSTGLLQNLNQNEIRAVLAHEMGHVYNGDMFTTTVLAGLMNTFVYIIANMIYRFLAERSEGMAFVAYYIIHIGLSFLAMIPISWWSRRREFSADRFAANTVGKEHMISALQAINRWINQVQYQYHNEDALATMKISGQTRSFMQIFSTHPPIEARVAALQDL from the coding sequence ATGAAAAAACTTAAAGGTATTGGATTGCTATTACTGTCCAATATTCTCATCATTGCCACTCTTTCAATTACCTTTACCATATTGTCGCAAGTTATCTTGCCGGCGTTTGGCATTGATGTCCGCGGCATTGTCTCAGGTCCAAATCTACTGTTTGCCGCATTTTTTGGTTTCGGAGGCGCTTTCTTAAGTTTGGCGATGTCGAAAACTCTGGCCAAAATGATGGTGGGAGCTTCCCCCATCACCCAACCCAAGACTCAGGCTGAACAGTTAATTTTTGAAACCGTTCAAAAAATTTCCGAGCGGCTAAAGATTGCTATGCCTGAGGTCTACGTATATGAATCCCCAGATCCAAACGCTTTTGCCACGGGGCCATCACGCAATAATTCGATGGTCGCGGTTTCCACAGGCTTGCTACAAAACCTAAATCAAAATGAGATTCGAGCCGTCTTAGCACATGAAATGGGCCATGTATATAACGGTGACATGTTCACCACGACTGTCTTAGCCGGTCTGATGAACACCTTTGTGTATATCATTGCCAACATGATTTACCGATTCTTGGCGGAACGGAGTGAAGGGATGGCGTTTGTGGCGTACTATATTATCCACATTGGGCTTTCCTTCCTTGCCATGATTCCTATTAGCTGGTGGTCACGGAGGCGGGAATTCTCTGCCGATCGGTTTGCCGCAAACACCGTTGGAAAAGAACACATGATCTCGGCCCTTCAAGCTATCAATCGATGGATTAACCAAGTCCAGTATCAATATCACAACGAAGATGCTCTAGCGACAATGAAAATCTCAGGTCAAACTCGAAGTTTCATGCAAATTTTCTCTACCCATCCTCCTATTGAAGCAAGAGTTGCTGCGCTACAAGATTTATAA